In Pararge aegeria chromosome 27, ilParAegt1.1, whole genome shotgun sequence, one genomic interval encodes:
- the LOC120635708 gene encoding PR domain zinc finger protein 14-like produces MNKKPTRTGPRIRITRPANRKKEELPKQEEKSLIYTCQYCRVKFTQNSHFFRHMTSNHQNQQKEATFECNECQIIFNKKANLDMHCQTHHLKHSKSKCESCAITFKSRYCLRRHMKLKQLLAENSCLKCQKKFTSKERLVKHTNNKHTFKNVTFECSHCTLKFKAKESLLTHLNRIHKRL; encoded by the coding sequence ATGAATAAAAAACCCACCAGAACCGGTCCGAGGATCCGTATAACCCGGCCGGCTAATAGAAAGAAGGAGGAACTGCCGAAACAGGAAGAAAAAAGCCTGATCTACACATGTCAGTACTGTCGTGTGAAATTTACTCAGAACAGTCATTTCTTCCGACACATGACCTCAAATCACCAGAACCAGCAGAAGGAAGCTACTTTCGAGTGCAACGAATGTCAGATCATCTTTAACAAAAAGGCTAACCTAGATATGCACTGCCAAACTCACCATCTGAAGCATAGCAAGTCTAAATGTGAGTCGTGCGCGATCACATTCAAGTCACGTTATTGTTTACGTCGCCACATGAAGCTGAAGCAACTACTCGCAGAGAATTCGTGTTTGAAATGCCAGAAAAAGTTCACGAGTAAAGAACGTCTTGTGAAacacacaaataataaacatacatttaaGAATGTTACATTTGAGTGCAGCCACTGTACTTTAAAGTTCAAAGCGAAGGAGTCTTTGTTGACGCATTTGAATCGGATACACAAGAGGTTATGA